The genomic window tatgccgagctgagtcgatttagccatgtccgtctgtctgtccgtctgtctgtatatatacgaactagtctctcagtttttaagatatcgttttgaaattttgcaaacgtcattttctcttcaagaagctgctcatttgtcggaacggccgatatcgggccactataacatatagctgccatacaaactgaacgatcggaatcaagttcttgtagggaaaactttcacatttgtcaagatatattcacgaaatttggtacagattattttctaaggcaaaaatgtaatttccgaagaaatagattagatcggttaactatagcgtatagctaccatacaaactgaacgatcggaatcaagttcttgtatggaaaactttcacatttgacaagatatattcacgaaacttgatatatgctattttctaaggcaacaatgtaatctccgaagaaattgttcagatcggttaattatagcatatagctgccatacaaactgaacgatcggaaacaagttcttgtatggaaaactttcacatttgacaagatatattcacgaaacttgatgtatgttattttctaagacaaaaatgtaatctccgaggaaattgttcagatcggattactatagcatatagcttccatacaaactgaacacatagttactaacagaaatgcacctgtgaagggcatttagcttcggtgcaaccgaagttaacgttttttcttgttttatggtgtttttattgatatcttaagaatacaggaaaaaaatttttcaaaaaaatattaaaaattaaaataatttgaggggggagagacaggtgtaaacaaaatggcgcatcctggtgacattgatcctgactctcctggtggtctgaaaaaaaaatcaaaataaattcttaatcagtaaggatgctgttatagtccctatttcagggaacacgaaaaaaaaatttgttgaaaaatggcgactgcctgaaaataaaaatcattttttactttttttttgaaattcccaaatttttttaatgtattaaaaacaaaaattttgacacgatgctggtAGGAACAATAAAGGATTATGTAAAGAAGGTTCACCCAAAACtacaagtaaatcggttgtatagaacttgagatattgccggtaccgtgtggaaaaaagtagtttcgagaaaaacgcgttaaaaaaattcgatacggccgaaccgggctaggtactgcgtcactaaagtaactgtagctcttaaaataattttaatttttaaaaattctttggaggatatgttcttaagggtctaaactttaaatatatgaaaaaaatcgaatttttcaaaaatcaagagTAGAATACCACTTTAAAAAAACGaccttttttagaaaaataaaggatttttttttttcaaaatcacaccattttcttaatttttgatattttacaaatattgtagttcattgtatagaaaatatataagtttaataaacattttgaattttttggtttcagctactcattcgacagGAATCATGTcggcagttgaggcactttttttcggcacttccgcagacagcacataactccgttatttttcaatattcttgtaaaaacaaaaattttaatatagctacaaatatactttattacgtccatagaacgtcgaaacattcaatttagtactttcttttaaaaaaattcacgaaaatcgcctaatttttcatgcttcAGCCCCTTAAGGTTAACgtataataaattgtaaatattgtgTCGAATATTTCTGAAAATCTTTCCACGGATTAACGCACACCACAGCTTCTAAATATATACGTTGTTTTGTACCTGTatgttacataattttttttgtcattataGCATAGTCATGGTTTTTGACTACTCACTTCACTTAAAACCGTTCGTTTTGGTCAAAATGTATGATATTTTAGTGAAGCTTACCTAAGTTATTGCTTAACCATTATTGCGATGTACATGAATGAAAGTGGTCTAGCCCTCGGTCTAATTTCATATCCCTATTGCCATTATGTTTTCCGAATCTCTATttgtgtataaaatgttcggtcgCAACCGAAACTAGCAATTCCTTACTTTTGTATGTAGATTTTTGGTTAATCCTCATACGCGAAAttgacaaatatatttttggcatcAGAAAAAAGGAAATTTTCTCCTGCGTTGCTCTTGCCGACTTTAGGTAGTTTTTCCTTCTTGTTCGCTCAATTTTCTACCTTCAAGTAATAAGTTAAATGAGAAAGCTTGACCCATCTACGGACCACATTTACGAGCAAGCATAAGTAAAACTTTTCGAACTTTTCCTTTTAGGTCTTTTCAGTAAATAACAAGttgatataattatttaatttgttttatttttttttattaaaattacaatcatgaatgaaataaatagaatttaatGAGCTTACAATGATATTGCGCATAAAActaagtttataaataaaataaagattttatggaaaaatgcTTTGAAAATGATTTTGTCGAATGAAGCTTTATAAGTGACTCAATAATCACTGTTGCACTAGGAATTATGGAATGGCAATGCGGAAACTGTTGACTTTGAGGGCTTATACACGTAGTACTTAATAATAAACGCATTTCTTCGATCTATGCTGCTTTCTCGATCTTTTCAACACTCTTGCGTCCCTGCTGACTTGCGTCGTCTTCGACAACAATCAACTGATCCGCATTGTTATCCTCCAGAGAGTCAAGACCAACTTCGGCGCTGTTTCGCACTTCATTGTCGGATTGATCAACCTCGCCACCTTCCTCTCCTGGCAACTGTTCTGGCTCTGCCACTGCATTTGTCAAGTCATCGGTTTTCACCTCGTCAACTTTGTTGTCCACCTGTACCGGGTCTGCAGGTATAATAGAGCCAGCTGGAGCGGGTGCAACAGCCACTACGGTGCCACTTGTAGCAGCAGCTTGTGGTCGATTGCCGCCCTGTAAAAAGCTGATAATACCTTGGAAAGGTCCTTGTTGAGCGGGACTGGTAGTGGCACCGGCGGCTGCAGCTGCACCAGCTGGTTGGTTGCCACCGACGAAATTGCTAATCAGCGACTGTATGGGACCAGGAGGACGTTGTGTGGTTGCATCGGCAGTGCTTAGCTGTACTTGTTGCTGTTGGCCACTCAAACTCGATAgtgtgttttgaaattgtgtACCCAAATTATTGGCGAACTGTTGAACGCCCTGGAAAGCTTGTGCGGTGGCATTTGCAACGCTCTGTGCGGCATTTTGGACTTGAGTTATAGCGTTTTGAGGATTCAGAAAACCGGGTAGTGTTGGTGCAGGTGTGGCAGGCTGATCAGCAGCCACTTGTATGCCCGGCGTAGccaactgctgttgttgttgttggccggATAGTTGTCCGAAAAATTGACCAAGCGgcgaattttgtattaattgttGGACAAAGTTCGGTTGGGTAGTGGTTTGGGTGGGCGTAGCCTGTGTGGCGCCGGCAACAGCTGCTACTTGACGCAGTTGGTCGACAGAGGCAGACGCAGGCTCATCAGCAACGACAGCAGCAACCACAATGGGTTCATTGGAAACAAGCTGTTCCACAGCAACTGCATTCTGCGACTCAGCAGGTGCACTGTCGATGACCAATGATTCGGACTTCAACTGATCGTTGCTGTTTACTTCATCGGCGGTATTCAGCTCCGTGGCAGGAGACTCAGGTGCATTGAAATAAGCGGCAGCGGCTTCGTAGGCTTCAGCCGGTACACCGTCCTTCAGTTCGGTGTTAATTTCCTGCGCTTGATCTAGTAACTGCTGCGGATCCTTGGCCTCCTCTATTGGCGCTTTATTCTCAGCATTGGATACAGCCTGCAACAGCTCACGATTCTCATCCAATATCGCCTGTTTGATTTCCTGTTCAATGATTTGCTCGTCCTGTTGTTGTTCGCTTTTAAGCAAAGCATTAGCGGTTTGCACATTAGCTGCGCTTTCAATGGGCTCTGCGATTTTCTCAGCGATGATTTCGGATATGAGAGCTGCGTTATTTTCTACGCTGGTTTTCGAATGTGCACTTTCGCTAGTCTGTATTGGTTCTGGTTGAGTCTTAATCTGCGTGGTTTCCAGCTGCTGCCCATCTTGTATAATCTGCACCGGTATCAGATTTTCCTCAGCAGGAGctgcaattaaatttgcattgCGATTTTGCCTATGCACCAGCCCAGCTTGCACGTTGGCAACGAGGAACAGCAAGACAATGGGCGTCAAGCCGAGCTTTGTTAAACGCATTTTCACTTGTCGCAATTTATCACTTGTTAAAAGGTGTTAATCAGTTGGTATTTGGTCGCAACAGTCACCTTGAATGCAAACCCAGTATTTGCGGTTAAGTGTATGCTTTAATTAGCAAGTTCAAGTTTCAACACATAAATACAGCTAGGCAAACAATTTCACTCTTAACCAAATCGCGCCTACACCCAAAATAGCCAAATGGAGCGAACGAAGGCGAGgtccaaataaatttaaataagatcGTAACGTCAAATGTTGCTTCACTTTCAGCGCACGGCCGAAACTGTCTGATTTTCTGCTTCCGCGGCGCTTTTATACTCGACGCACCGCTTGCACGACGGCATGGCACGCAGACGCAGTTCCCGCGACGCAACGTCAATGACAACATCAACGCCCCGATGCGGCTCTGGCGCTCTCACATGCTGATGCCGTAGCCAAGCCATATGGCGAGAGCCAATGCAGCGCCAAAGCTGTAGCCCAAACATCTTGGCTGACAACTGATTACTTAGCCACTTATGTATGTGGTCGGCTTATGACGATCGTTAGTTACCTGTATTGCTAGTATTTTTGTGCATTCGCTGACATTGCAGTCTTTGCCATCCAAGGAAGTTGCATCGCGTGAGAGGAAGCACTTAGGTATTGTGCGGTAAACACAGGCACAGCATTGATCGTTACATCTCCGTTGAGGGCATAAAGCAATGATActttaattttgattgtttgcaaataatttcgaaTTTGCAGAGAACTTCACTTTAAGAATAGCATGGCAAAACTTTGAGCgctaagtatgtaagtatatactaaCGGGCTCATTTATACTCAGTTTAAATTCTTTGTATTTAAGAAGAGAAAATTATGCCTTTGTACTAAATTCCATACAATTTtacgattatttttattaaaatgtcaattgaTGAAAGTTTGGTGGTATCAATAATGgttataaagaaatttatattcTTTCGTAATCAGTACCAAAACTGAGGCCGATGTTAACAGAAATTCGCTGATTTCGCAGAAATGTTCTGTTTTACATCAACCTTGGTGTAAAATGTCGGTTAGTAAATAAGTATTAGATCAATCCATCAAATAATTGTTTCCTTGGACCTCATATTCCTTCGTGTACGGTAATTTGTCTGTTTTGAATCCTcccatattttcattttctttaaaatattcagtaagattaaaaaagccgttcgacaccaaacaaggtttcaggcaaggcgactATCTATCGTGggacttctttaatctactgctggagaaaataattcgagttacAGTGCTAaatcgagaaggtacaatcttctataagagtgttcagctgctggcgtacgtcgctgatattgacatcatttgtttcaatatccgcgccgttagttctgctttccccAGACTAAATAAGGAAGTGAAACAAATGGGTGAGGTAGTGAAAAgggaagacgaaatatctcctgtaatcaaacaaacagtcgtcgcactcgcgaattGGCCCCCACGTCGCTGCTGAccgtcataacttcgaagtcgtagataatttagcttatcttggaatcagctttaacaccaacaacaatgttagcttcgaaatccaacgcagaataactcttgccaacccgtgctacttcggactgagtaggcaattgaaaagtaaaatcatCTCTCGACGATCaaagaccaaactttataagtcactcattattcccgccccgctacatggtgcagaggcatggccgatgacaacatgtgatgagtcgccgttacgagttttcgagagaaaggttctgcgaaaggttTATGATTCTTTGCGCATTAgaaacggcgaataccgcagtcgatggaacgatgagctgtacgagatgtacggctacactggctaggtcatgtcatccatATGGATGAAAAAACTCAAGCTCTGATAGTATTCGACACAGTCGACTcgacgggggaagcagaggaagaggaagacctccacttcgttgaaaagaccaggtggtgAAGGGTCTGGTTTCGCTTGgcatttccaattggcgccaaacagcgaaaaaaaaaagataaataagaAGAAATGCTTTTCCAATTTGAAGAAAGGTCTATGGAAGTGAATGTCTTATGTTCACGGATGATCTTTGTTCTCGTTGGTAAACCAAAATCTAAGAATGTAAGTTCAAAAATATGCCTTTTCACTTAAATATACCTACCTACAACTGTTTCTAGGTACACTGACCCATTTCTCTACAAAAATTTATGCTTCAACTTTCAGTTTTCTATTACGTTTGCCCTCCTGCAGCGCTGCATTGTGCAGGTGTGTCTACGAATGCCACCAATGTCACTAATTTTACAAAGCCACACAACTAGCCGTTTTCAGGTTTCAAGTTTTCAGCTAAGCCTTATGGTAACTATGAGTGCGTACATACTTTTAAACCGATATGCCTATTGGGTGTTTATTAGCACATTTAACCAACCGCTGCATGTCACCATGTGCATATCCGACAACACATATTCGTCTCAGCTGTATATTTGCACGACATAAGAGAGTTCGAGAGTTCTATCTGTTAATTGGGGTCATTCGTGTTTACTTTCATTAGTGGCTGAGGTGATGCGAGCGTTTATGCAGTTTATGCTGCTGCAGCTGCATCTCGTTACATTTGCATTTCGGCTTCGGTCTTCGTTCGCTGTACGGCGATTGCTTTAATGACAGCGCCGCTCTGTGAGCTTTGTTTCATTTACGACTGCATGCATTCGTTCAAATGTTTGCATGTTTGTACGTGTCACTTGTACGGCCGTTAAATGGTTCAAGTATAATGAAAGGAAAGTAAGCTCGTTTGCATTATGGACCGGCATATCGCCGGCAGAGTAAAAGTGTAGAAAATTACTGCAGCAGACGTAGAAAATCACCAAGCGTATGCAAATCGCCTGATATGACACACAACAAATGAGCGAGACTTTCAAAAGGACCGACCTGACCAAATGACCATCCACCCAGGCGGCTAATAGGCTGCAAAGCTTTTAGTGATACACCAACTGCTTCGGTGCATTCTTAATTATGTGAATCGAAACCAAGATTTAAGCCTAAACTTGAATAGCAATGCATATCGCGTATCGAATAGAATAAACAAACAAGAAAGTAAAAGGGAAATCTAAAACggtaaaaaatttacatacaaacaattatcacattaattaatataacatataacAATTTACATATCTATTTTTAGATCTAAATGAATCAGATGTGTAACTAATATTTAAATGAGCAATTCTTGTTTaattatacctacatatatgtacatatgtacgtataaaagtGAACCGATTTTGGGCCTTGGagtttttgttcaaatatttataacttcaatgttttctaaaatataaatattaaggtTTACGGTTATTAAGGGTAGTCCATTTCGAGGTCTCCTActttgttttaaagaaaaaacacagaaacttgaaatttcttggggaatgtttattatcattccaaagaaaatttttttgcattcaatttttgagcattatctctttcaaatgttggccgcggttacGTCACAGAtgttccatccgttgagtccaactttcgatgactcgttcgagcatttggaATATTAactgatgttttgctccaaggccttaaTCGATGTGGGATTGTCCGTAACGACtgtagactttacatatccctacaggaaaaagtttaacggtgtgatatcacacgatcttggtaaccaatcgaccggcccgaaacgtgaaattatcggcacaccgaagtattctctcaataaatctgtTGATTGATGCACCGAGATCAcatgcttcaatttcaggcagtaaatagtcagttatcatggcgcgataactaTTGCCATTaacagttacgttctcaccggcatcatttttgaagaaatatggaccgatgaccGGCTCTCAAAATACacaaaaccgttgtttttctggatgaaatgacaagCCTTGAATCTCTTCTGGTTGCTTTTTGTCTCAAATGTGGAAACTTTGCTTTTTTACTTatccattgaaccagaaatggttcaaattgttttgaaaacgtcggatcttcttggaacttttcaagagccaatAGATCCAAGCGATGTGGCTTGGGAAGGTCAACTTCTGCTTGGATCAACcgttttttaaaacaaaaaaaatagctATTTTGAAGTGATGATATACGTATTAGAAAAGTTATGACatcacaaacagaaaaaaataatggccTTTTTGACATAGGAGGAACTTTTATATATAGATTTTCCCACGATCATTGAGCCTCTGATACTTGGCGGCATAGCCGAAATGCTGTGAAAATTAACACAATAGATGATTATCAACAGAATTACTACAGCATCACACGACTCAACGACACATAGAAGCTATGTAAGCAGAAGAAATCCTCAAGGAGGTATCCCTTTACCCCTTTTATGGGTGGTggcatttcaaaaaatattacttcaACTTAACGGAGGAaaagtgaaagcagtagcataTGTGGACGATATAGTGTGAGACTAGGGAAAAAGCCTTACGAAGAGGTTAACCCTAGTAGGACTGAGTTGATGCTGTTTAcgaataaaaccaaaatatctcaatttccTCAATGTCCCCTCAGTCGGTGCTACTACAATTCGAGATCGATATCAAACTGTGCCGGAAAATCAAAATTgggaaataaattgaaaaagctTATAGGGCATATAATACGTGCAAGAAAATACTCAGCAAGTTCTACTGAATAACTGCGATAGGATACAAAAATCTACAATATGCAcagatagtcaagcggcactccTAACCTAAGTAGTCCAAAAATTAAGTTCAGCATAATTAATAAATGTAGGAAGCTTTAAGCTCAGTAATTGATCAATTCTATCATAGTTTCCGTAACGggaaagcagacgagttggctaAGTCAAGAGCCTATCTAGACGAATCCAAGGCAGAGATAATAGGAACGATCAGATATGGCCAAAATATCAAGACAAGAACCAAGACCTAATTAAATCGGTTCAGGAAAAGAATATATAGATTTACTAGCTTGCATCCGAAGGAAAAGGTTTTGCTAGTTCGTTCAGGCATAGTTGATTTAAGGTTACTTAAAAAGAAAAGCAGATGTCTTCTTGAAatctttttttatcaaaattaagttcttgaatgccttttttatttgacaagataacttcacgaaatttgacatggattaatACCaaagatttttccagtcctcgaaacatttAAGCTCTTTTTTGATGGCTTCTTCAGCGATTTTTGCGTTATCctttcgatcgactgaaaacggctTCCAtgaagcggcaatttcagtttgcataaaaagaaagaatcacaaggagccaaatctggtgaataccgTAGTtgatcgtggctcgatgcgatggtgtattatcatcgcgtaaaatccatgaattgttcttccacaattccgaccGTTTCCGACGGATGTACTCATGTAAACGCCTCAAACCGCAAATAGATCGTccgtccctccggaacaaattcatcatgcaccaaatcacgaatatcgaaaaacacaatgagcatcaccttgatttatGAGCGGCTTTGGCTTTTTTTTTGGGTTCCGCTCGTTTATTTTCCTTTCATTCCAAtgattgttgatttgtttgcatgtcaaactcataaacctatgtctcatcggcagttataatgctcttcaTGAATGTGAGATCGGAATTAGCActatcaagcatgtccaaagaaacCTTTTTACGGTActgtttttgaagaaaattcagcttcatcgagacgagtcgagcaagaacgcatttcatacccaaGATATCCACTATAATTATTCGAACGGACCGACGAGAGATGTCGAGatttcttgccatctctctaaaacttgcctgacgattttcaagcaccatatctttttttaatattttcatcagttgaagagaccGAAgctcgtccagaacgaggcatgtcctTAGCGATCTCTCGACcgaggctttgtaccactcgtaggcttgcgattttgaaaaactgaatcaccataagccttttacaacattcgcaacgattccgcacacaaaatttagttagaaataaaaaaattgagaaaaaaccTTTGTTCGATACTTtaatccattgtaaaaatcgcaacgcactatcAGGTTTTCCGACTttagcagctgctgtaaacaaactagtTGACAGAtggcgctcatatttggcatagtaattaaggacagtcctaccaacttagaaaaataaattatttaatttaattataatttccacGTGCAGTTTTGTATggatgtagctgccatacaaaccgaacgatcaacattaaattcttgtatggaaactcaTTTATTTGTGAAGGTGTTCTAGCTccggtgcaaccgaaattaataTTTCCTTATTATTCTTATATATAATACTTTAACAATTTTCTCATGGCTACTTGCTAACATAAGAAAATACcgaatttcaatttaaatcagGAAATGACAGGTAATCCATCAGCGTCAACTGTCATATTAATTCAACTCCTTCAATTTGCTACACGACACAACCTCATCAACGACGCTTTCACACATACTCGTACTTGTATTTACGTTGTGCATTcttgttgctatttttatttatccaACACTAATAGCATACAGTTTTATTTTAAGCGAATGCATTTGACCAAAATGGAATA from Bactrocera tryoni isolate S06 chromosome 5, CSIRO_BtryS06_freeze2, whole genome shotgun sequence includes these protein-coding regions:
- the LOC120776566 gene encoding 20-hydroxyecdysone protein; translation: MRLTKLGLTPIVLLFLVANVQAGLVHRQNRNANLIAAPAEENLIPVQIIQDGQQLETTQIKTQPEPIQTSESAHSKTSVENNAALISEIIAEKIAEPIESAANVQTANALLKSEQQQDEQIIEQEIKQAILDENRELLQAVSNAENKAPIEEAKDPQQLLDQAQEINTELKDGVPAEAYEAAAAYFNAPESPATELNTADEVNSNDQLKSESLVIDSAPAESQNAVAVEQLVSNEPIVVAAVVADEPASASVDQLRQVAAVAGATQATPTQTTTQPNFVQQLIQNSPLGQFFGQLSGQQQQQQLATPGIQVAADQPATPAPTLPGFLNPQNAITQVQNAAQSVANATAQAFQGVQQFANNLGTQFQNTLSSLSGQQQQVQLSTADATTQRPPGPIQSLISNFVGGNQPAGAAAAAGATTSPAQQGPFQGIISFLQGGNRPQAAATSGTVVAVAPAPAGSIIPADPVQVDNKVDEVKTDDLTNAVAEPEQLPGEEGGEVDQSDNEVRNSAEVGLDSLEDNNADQLIVVEDDASQQGRKSVEKIEKAA